The Neurospora crassa OR74A linkage group I, whole genome shotgun sequence genome segment AGAAGGGCAGGCCTTTTATCAAACTGTATCAGTAGTACCCACTATCACCTCTCACACACACATTGCGGCATGGGCTATGGGATGTGCGATATGGACTGTATACATACTATGGGACTGtagagaaagagaaacaggaaaaaggaagagaagagacaTAGCGGAGATGGAAGGAAATggagagaggaaaaaaaaaaaagggacgACAAAGGATATCCCCCCCTGCCAAATCCATTCCATTCCATTACCAAGCAACCCTCCGAATCAACTGAAgcaaccagccagccagccagccagccagccagttgAAAACCCGACTCTTCGATCCTTGGAATATATCTCTTCATCATTAGCAGATAGACTGGAAGGTTTCCGGTGTTCAGAAcggggggaaaaaaatgaaaattGTAATTTTGTTCGACACTCATGCTGCTGCAACCGTGTTCTGCTCATGAGTGCCTGACTATtgaaatatatagtaattgaGAAGCCCTTTATCGAGCTTAACGGAGTTCTTTCTatagagaaagaaaaaaaggagggggaaaaaaaaaggaaagaaaacgcAACGCTAGTCTAATGCACTTCTagtctctacctacctacctacgtatttACTGCTGCAAAGCCCTTTtatctatccatccatccatctatcatccatcatccatatCCTCTTCGATctgcctcttttcttttttcttttttttttcctttttttttcctttttttttcttcttcccgcaTGTGTCTCGCAGGGCAGAATGTTAAAGAGTAAAATGGATACTCACTGCCCATGATCGTAGCAAATGTCAAATCCCAAAAATGGCAATCTCGTTACGTTCATAAGTTCTTCTTGACTTTTGGAGCCCCCAAGAGCCTTGGTGCCTTGGCAGAACTATAATTTGCCAATAATGCCCTTGCTGCCGCTCATTACTCGAGGCCCAGACACTCAGTGGATAGTCGGTACCTATCTATCGATTTGATGGAACGCTGAGTGGGCGGTTTTCACGATTGggtgtatgtacatacatactcGAATTGAGCTTACCTGCCTACCCTTGAGTGGCCACACACGATTTCAGCCCCGACGAATGCATACCTAAGTAGGCGTACTGCTTGGGTAAATAAATGGTTGATATGGGCATAACTTGTATTCTTCAGGTTATGTTCTATATCTCTGTTGTCCATTCAGAAAGAAAGGTCcagcctgcctgcctgcctcgGTTGTCTCTATCTGCCTTGGTGGCAATCTTTTCTCTGTCTAGGTTTTAACCAACGCGTTTGCTTGCAATCACTCCGCCCATGTTCTATTACAGTTATTGCACCTTTCGGTGTTTCACGCACCATCGTCTTCTTCACTTTCTAAATggccatcatcaccgtcaCGCTCACTCGTCATCGTTGCCGTAGTCATAAGCTTCGTAACCAAGTTTGTAGCCTCTTCAACCACCCTCGACACCTATCTCAAGGGAAGCGAGTGCTTCTCAAGCTTGGCTTGTTCCTCAGCAGCGTCCATGTAGAGGTCGATCAAGCAACCGGCGGACCACGCTTGGGTAGGAGACTGCAGTAGAAACCCAACGGTTAGCATACTATTCGTGTGTTTAGGCGGTTGTGCATCTGGGAAACTCACCGAATCATGACACTCCTCTCCATTCTTGTTCGTCAACTCCGTAAGTCCAGCCCATGGGCTCCGCTGAATCATCTCCTTGCATCCTATAAGTCGCCTGGTGACCTGCTGGAACGCCTCAGTGCGGCCCTCGGCATCGTCACGGCCGCGGCGCATCAAGTCAAACTTGAGCAGCGCCCGGAGGAAGAAACCAGTCGGCCACAGCCACTCAGGACCCTGGTGGTAGTTGCGACCCTTGCTGGTGGCAAAGTCGTCGCTGTCCtcgctgttgttgtagtaCGGTCTGTAGTTCATGTCGCTGGGGTCGAGCGTAGCCATACCAGTGGGACCACGGAGAGCGGCGTCGGCAACCCAGAGAGCATGCATAGCGTGCTCCGGAACAAAGAGGTCGGCGGCGCATGTCATGGCAATGGGGAAGTTGCAGCGGAGCTGGTAGTCTTCATACTCCTTACCGGAACGGTAGAGATCCTTGTAGATGCCACGACGGTTGATGATCGCCGGGTTGACATCGTACTTGGAGTCCTCGTCGGGGGAGATGGGGACAAAGTAGCAACGCTCAAAGTTGTCCTTGATGAGAGCAGCCCAGTCCTTGAGAGTGATTTCGGTACCATCGGCCTTGCGAACACTAGAGTGCTTGAATTTGCCGGCTTCGTTGAGAGAAGCTGCCCACTTCAGGTTGCTGTACAGCATACCTGTGATCTCAACGGCGGCACCGTCTCTGGGAGTTCCTGGAACACCCTTGGAACCAGCACGCTCGCTCTCGCCCATCTTGTCCATCCAGGTACCGCAGTTGGCTTGATTACCGCCGAAGATGAAACCGTTGCTCCAGTCAACCTTGATCTCCTGGTTGAAACCGGCATCGCTCATCTGCATATCCAAGTTGGGGCCGGCGTTGGCCTCACGGTACTTCATGCCCTCGGCATGGCGCTGGAAAACTTCCTGGATGATCTCGGCGATGGTGCTTTCCTTGCTGTACGCACGCTCATCGTCGACGTCAAAGTACGTGTCATCGTAAGGGAGGAAACGGCGCTTGACCTTGTCGTCTAGGATCGACAAGCCATCAGGAACCAGACGGGTGTAGTCCTGGATGCACTGCAGGAAGAACCAGACAGAATCTCTAGAGTTGTATCTGGGGTTATTGCCGCTTCCTAGAAGATTAGGGATCATGCCATGCTTGAGCACACTGGCAAAGGCGTGGATGTGCTCTCTGGCTTCTGCGTAACGACCAGTACCGAGGTACAAGCCGCGGAGAGAAATGAACACATCGCGACCCCAGCAGCGAGCCCACTCAACAGCGAAGTGAGGAAGACCCGCAGCAAGCGACGGCACGAGCCGGTTAGGATACAATGACGCTGATTTTACCAGACCAGTCATCTGAACGCTAACCATGGCCAAACTCTGCAGGAACCATTGCCCCTTTATGACATTGTTGTTCATAAGGGAGATACCGCGTTCAAAGGCCGCGTTATAGGCTGTGCGAAGCACAAGACCGAAGTATCTAGGAAGTAAGAAGCTTGGGATGGGACGAATAGCATCAAAGCGCTCCTTCAACCATTGAGCAGGCTTCGCCAGCCGGCGAAAGTCGTCTTTCTTCGAGGCACGCTCAAGTCTCCCAACAATGTAGTCAAGAGCCCACTGGCCGTCTCGGAGATGCTGGCATAGAGGATGGGCGAGATTGTTGTCCTTGATGACATCCTTCAGAATGCTCCACCAACCCTGCAATCCAGCGTACACAATCTTGCCGTGGCCAGGGATGTCGTAGGTTCCATCCTGGCCTTCGCTAGCATCACGCTCCTCAGGCTCGCACTTGTACAGAAGGAAGTTGAGATCGACAAGATCAAGCTCATCCATTGCTGCCTTTGCGCCAGAGGTGACAAAGTTGTCCAAACCACTCGAGTGTTCTGCCGCCGGGATCCAAGTCTCAAAGAGAGCAATACTTCCAGGAGGGAACTTCTCGCGGACGGTGATAATGGTATCCTGGCCCTTGACTTCCATCCGCACGCCTGGCAAACCTACTAGACGGCTGGGAAGACCACGAAGATGCTTCTTGTCGCTCAGGACCTCCTCAACAGCTTCCTTGCTGGCATCAACCTCGAGCATCCAGCTACCGAGATGGCGAGCCTTTGTACCGGTCAGGTGGACAGGGTTGAAAGCGCCATTGCCGTTTCCATAACCGGGGAACGCAGTGTGTGCGATGAGGAAGTAGCCCTTTCTTGACTCCTGATGGACTCTGTGGACAGTGACGTACTCGTCCTCATGGTGAATGTGCGTCTCATCATAGCCATCCATACCCATCAAGGTGTGGATCTGGTTGAGAAGCTTCTTCACACCAGCAATTCCATCCTTGCCCTCTCCCGTTTTAACAGGAGCTTTGGAAGCTTCGGACGTGTAAAGGCGGGTTTCGCCAACCAAGTCAACAAGCTTAGGATAGATCTCGTCGTATCCCATCACGCTGCCGGTAGCGCTAGCGCACATGGCAACCAGGGCTGCGTTTGGAAGCGTGTCACGCGCATCGCGCTTCTGAGCAGGAACCTCATTGTCATGAGTGCAGTCCATGAATAGTGCCTGTACGGGAACCGGCCTGATACGGCGGATGACCTCGCGTGTGTAGACGCCATCCCCATTCGTGCCGCTGATGGACGACGAGCGGCCCTCGTTGCTTGATACCTCGTCAACTTCAAAGCTGCCAATAGGTCGACCTCCGTGACGATGAACCAGGCGACTGAGCTCGCCAGTGCTCCATGCTTGCATGGCCTCACGAATGAGTGCGCTGATACCCAGACGCTTGACAAAGACGTAATCCATCTCTTCGGAGCCGGTGAAAAGCTCCGCAACGACATAGAGATCGGGGCGAACACGACGAGCCTCATCCAAAATGTGCTCAGCGACATGAAGAGGCGTGGAATGGCAGTTGTCAATACGGAAGCCGGCAAAGTATTTGGCCAGCATGCGGGCGTACTTGGTCATGTGCTCCCAAAGCCATGGGCTGTCTTCAGGACCGCTTCCGTAGCGGAGCTTTGTGCAGTCTCCCCAGACAATGACTTCTCGGCGAAGGTAGACACGAGAATCGGGACCGGCATTGTCGACCAGCGCGTTTCCGCCCCATACCCATCCGTTGTTTGCGAGAACCAGGTCTTCCTTCTTGtgcttcttcgtcttctcgtTGACGGGAAGACGAGTGAAGTACGTCTCGATCAGAGGATTCTCGGCGTTGATGGGCCCGAGCTTCGGGCCGTGGTCATCGAGCCGGACATACTTGATGCGATTGAACAGCTGCTGCAGGATCTCGGCAACTTCGTCATCATATTCCTTGTAGAATGGAACGTTGACGATCTCCAGAATCTCGACAATCTTGGTTCTGGCTGCAGCCTGATCGGCAGTATTCTTTGTCTCTCCTTCGTACCGGCCGAAGATAGCAGACAAAAGAGCGGCAGCCACCTTGGGGTTAGCCCTCCGCCTGAAGCGCTCACCAAGATAATCCATGTTCTGCAGACCATGCTGGATCAAGAAATCTGCCTGCTCCTTAGGGGTAGCGGAGTGTAGAGAGTCGATACCTCCAGCTCCAACGGAGGCCTGTGGGAAGTCAATGTCGTTGGCAGCCCAGGACTTAACCGCGGCATCGGCATCGCGCTCCACATCAAGAGTATAGTACTCCCAGAGACGAATCTCGGCAATTACCTCTTTCTTGATGGCATCCATAATCTTGACCAGATCATCGACGTCCTTGAGCTCGGTGGGAAGGCCAAGCTCCTCCAACCTGGTGCCCAGCTCGAGCAGCTTGGTGTCGAGCAGGTAAGCGGACTCGAGCCATGGCGCAGTCGTCAAGTTGTATCCGGCCTCGGGATGCTCCAAGAGCCACTCGCTGTTGTGTGCAGTGTGATTGAGGACAATGTCCGTCAAGCTGAGCAGGGAGTGGTTCTTCTCCAGACTTTCCACCATCTTCTGGACATCCGGCTCGCCTGCGGGGAAGCAAGCTGGGTCCCAGCCCAATTGATCATACAAGCTGTATGGCGAATTTGATGCACCTCGTACCTGCAACGGTGTGAAGTGGATCATGTTGTAACCTCGGTCGCTGATTCCCCGAAGATGGCGCTCCCAGTCTGTTGGATACTTGCCCATGAACTTGctgatgatggagaagatggagagcgCCGGAAGTGGCAGCGGCTGCCCGTCCAGCGAGAGCCGGGGTGCGACATCGATATAGTACAACGGTGTCTTTTTCTGAGTAGCCTTGGTCACGGTGCCGTCGGCGTTGACCAGGTTGCTGGCCAAATCAGGGAGCTCGGCATATGTGGTGTAGAAGGCGTACGCGCCAGCCTCGTAAATCGGGATCGAAATCTCGAGTGTGCGGTTGAAGTCAGGGACGAGCCTGTAGCGGATTTGTTAGCCATGTTTCCCGGTATTCTAGAGAATTCATCTGATAAGAAAAGAATAGGGGGTGGGTTGTTTACTTGAACTCGCGGAACTTGTTCCGCTGGAACTGCTCGCCGTGCTCAGGGATGTTCACCCACAAGCTGCCATGGCTGCAGATGCTGGAAGTGCCCTCGATGGCAAAGCGAATGGTTACTGGATCCTTCGACTTTGGCGCAATGTAAATGTACTCGCCAGGCACGTCAGGCGAGCCATCGTCCTTCAGCGGCAATAGGTAAACTTCGTTGGAAACCATGGTTCTGGGGATCATGTTGGGGAAAGGGAGGCGGGGTCGGAGGGAGCTTCCCGCGACCTTTAGTACTAAGGGGAGCTCTGAGAGTGCTGGCGTGTCGGTGAGGGGCTAGGCTCTAGCGTAGCGGACCGGCGGCGATGGAGCTTGGTGCTAGGCGATTCGAGAGGAGACAAAACTTGTAAGGATCAACACGGTGGGATCCCAAGTATATCTGCCTGATCAGCAACAAAGTTAGAACGCTTTCACCCTATCAACGACGTCCGTACAGGCTGTGGGAGCTGTGGTGGCGATGCCTGTAACGACTGT includes the following:
- a CDS encoding glycogen debranching enzyme, which encodes MIPRTMVSNEVYLLPLKDDGSPDVPGEYIYIAPKSKDPVTIRFAIEGTSSICSHGSLWVNIPEHGEQFQRNKFREFKLVPDFNRTLEISIPIYEAGAYAFYTTYAELPDLASNLVNADGTVTKATQKKTPLYYIDVAPRLSLDGQPLPLPALSIFSIISKFMGKYPTDWERHLRGISDRGYNMIHFTPLQVRGASNSPYSLYDQLGWDPACFPAGEPDVQKMVESLEKNHSLLSLTDIVLNHTAHNSEWLLEHPEAGYNLTTAPWLESAYLLDTKLLELGTRLEELGLPTELKDVDDLVKIMDAIKKEVIAEIRLWEYYTLDVERDADAAVKSWAANDIDFPQASVGAGGIDSLHSATPKEQADFLIQHGLQNMDYLGERFRRRANPKVAAALLSAIFGRYEGETKNTADQAAARTKIVEILEIVNVPFYKEYDDEVAEILQQLFNRIKYVRLDDHGPKLGPINAENPLIETYFTRLPVNEKTKKHKKEDLVLANNGWVWGGNALVDNAGPDSRVYLRREVIVWGDCTKLRYGSGPEDSPWLWEHMTKYARMLAKYFAGFRIDNCHSTPLHVAEHILDEARRVRPDLYVVAELFTGSEEMDYVFVKRLGISALIREAMQAWSTGELSRLVHRHGGRPIGSFEVDEVSSNEGRSSSISGTNGDGVYTREVIRRIRPVPVQALFMDCTHDNEVPAQKRDARDTLPNAALVAMCASATGSVMGYDEIYPKLVDLVGETRLYTSEASKAPVKTGEGKDGIAGVKKLLNQIHTLMGMDGYDETHIHHEDEYVTVHRVHQESRKGYFLIAHTAFPGYGNGNGAFNPVHLTGTKARHLGSWMLEVDASKEAVEEVLSDKKHLRGLPSRLVGLPGVRMEVKGQDTIITVREKFPPGSIALFETWIPAAEHSSGLDNFVTSGAKAAMDELDLVDLNFLLYKCEPEERDASEGQDGTYDIPGHGKIVYAGLQGWWSILKDVIKDNNLAHPLCQHLRDGQWALDYIVGRLERASKKDDFRRLAKPAQWLKERFDAIRPIPSFLLPRYFGLVLRTAYNAAFERGISLMNNNVIKGQWFLQSLAMVSVQMTGLVKSASLYPNRLVPSLAAGLPHFAVEWARCWGRDVFISLRGLYLGTGRYAEAREHIHAFASVLKHGMIPNLLGSGNNPRYNSRDSVWFFLQCIQDYTRLVPDGLSILDDKVKRRFLPYDDTYFDVDDERAYSKESTIAEIIQEVFQRHAEGMKYREANAGPNLDMQMSDAGFNQEIKVDWSNGFIFGGNQANCGTWMDKMGESERAGSKGVPGTPRDGAAVEITGMLYSNLKWAASLNEAGKFKHSSVRKADGTEITLKDWAALIKDNFERCYFVPISPDEDSKYDVNPAIINRRGIYKDLYRSGKEYEDYQLRCNFPIAMTCAADLFVPEHAMHALWVADAALRGPTGMATLDPSDMNYRPYYNNSEDSDDFATSKGRNYHQGPEWLWPTGFFLRALLKFDLMRRGRDDAEGRTEAFQQVTRRLIGCKEMIQRSPWAGLTELTNKNGEECHDSSPTQAWSAGCLIDLYMDAAEEQAKLEKHSLPLR